One window of Sardina pilchardus chromosome 2, fSarPil1.1, whole genome shotgun sequence genomic DNA carries:
- the phc3 gene encoding polyhomeotic-like protein 3 isoform X2, with translation MDRNSPGEMRGATGITTNAITTPASTSTISAATNAVRPPTPSRSQPLSPISTDRQAVIQQPVQRSQSTAAQYLQQMYAAQQQHILLQTAALQQQQQQQQVTVAQNLTTTAQPSQTVSRPSSSSPPSTNGSLSQSVSVSQTSITLATTPLTAQSIGRIQGTCSTPAGSTISQQAMLLGNGSPAGSQAQMYLRTQMLILAPAASVAAVPSDLPAVNPTSSQPTSTQVQSLAVRAHLPGALAQGVQLKPCSQGQTVASCLPKMSISPLKSSQLPHTSAETSGSDLSQLSSAHQLIAPSSLCPALVKHQLHCPLGPRGTHQLIIQQSAHSAHRQMQPIALRVTAQEHPSPLALQARPLPLPLPPAPAAQSQSAEVLPAASSTSVQHQQQPQSAVLVSTTGGSPAQVVRPLLQLGTLGEALPLSPHASAQSYGSITTSAAAANTNPLPGTLASPPPASLQRLSLRSVQALAVQSGQVLVSEEELPVAETLVQMPFQNLPPPQTVAVDLKMQSVAQTAPQSAAQGPKMDHKGAEADRDESPSRTQRNRMLTAPTQAPPADAERGCEEDAPSQRENYTAGLDSSCAPSSQSVIRSPEEPPLVTSSPPPLHPAVVRSTSKPPATSLPESPEGQASQAVAKPHILTHLIEGFVIQEGLEPFLMSRSSLADEQAALPENQEVTSNGDPDPDDDLMDVDDPENSSDSDMDDLPADDEPLEDSLSDVLQCEFCGKRGYTHSFLRSKRFCSMTCVRRFNVSSTRRLGLLRPDRASRWPHRPMGRRGRPPGRADGISREHFLRQLPARLDGEEDDEDEPPGPMTTRLRRQAEREREQEEERKERRRRESIGSDDHPVALPNPSQWSVEQVCSYINSIPGCAEMAEEFRSQEIDGQALLLLTEDHLVSAMNIKLGPALKICAQINTLKGP, from the exons atggacagaaacaGTCCTGGGGAGATGAGAGGTGCAACAGGCATCACTACTAACGCCATCACCACACCTgcctccaccagcaccatctCAGCGGCCACCAACGCAGTCAGACCACCCACCCCCAGCCGCAGCCAGCCACTGTCCCCAATCTCCACAGACAGGCAGGCT GTGATCCAGCAGCCTGTCCAGCGGTCCCAGAGCACTGCGGCGCAGTACCTGCAGCAGATGTACGccgcccagcagcagcacatcCTGCTTCAGACCGCagctctccagcagcagcagcagcagcagcaagtcACAGTCGCACAGAATCTCACCACCACAGCCCAG CCCTCACAGACAGTTAGCaggccctcttcctcctctcctccatcaacGAATGGGAGTTTGTCACAGTCAGTCAGTGTATCACAGACCTCG ATCACATTGGCCACCACTCCACTGACAGCTCAGTCCATTGGCCGAATCCAAGGCACCTGTTCCACTCCAGCAGGCAGTACGATATCCCAGCAGGCCATGCTCCTTGGGAATGGCTCTCCTGCTGGTAGTCAAGCCCAGATGTACCTGCGGACCCAGATG CTCATTCTGGCTCCTGCTGCCTCTGTGGCTGCTGTGCCGTCTGATCTTCCCGCTGTCAACCCCACATCTTCCCAGCCCACCTCTACACAG GTCCAGTCTCTGGCTGTCCGCGCACACCTCCCTGGGGCTCTGGCGCAGGGTGTGCAGCTGAAGCCATGCTCGCAGGGCCAGACGGTGGCCTCCTGCCTGCCCAAGATGTCCATCAGCCCCCTGAAGTCCTCCCAGCTACCGCACACCTCTGCGGAAACCTCCGGAAGCGACCTGAGTCAGTTGTCGTCGGCCCATCAGCTCATTGCCCCTT CGTCCCTCTGCCCTGCTCTAGTGAAGCATCAGCTGCACTGTCCCCTAGGCCCGCGGGGGACTCACCAGCTCATCATCCAGCAGAGTGCCCACAGCGCCCACAGGCAGATGCAGCCCATCGCCCTGCGGGTCACGGCGCAGGagcacccctcccccctcgccCTGCAGGCCCGGCCCCTGCCCCTCCCGCTCCCTCCGGCTCCGGCCGCCCAGTCTCAGTCGGCCGAGGTCTTACCTGCTGCGTCCTCCACCTCcgtgcagcatcagcagcagccccagtcgGCAGTGCTGGTGTCCACCACAGGCGGTAGCCCAGCCCAGGTGGTGCGTCCGCTACTCCAGCTGGGGACGTTGGGAGaggccctccccctctccccccacgcCTCCGCTCAGAGCTAcggctccatcaccacctccgccgccgccgccaacaCCAACCCGCTCCCGGGGACCTTGGCCTCTCCGCCGCCGGCGTCGCTGCAGAGGCTGTCCCTGCGCTCGGTGCAGGCGCTGGCCGTGCAGTCGGGCCAGGTGCTGGTGTCCGAGGAGGAGCTTCCCGTGGCCGAGACACTGGTCCAAATGCCCTTCCAGAACCTTCCGCCTCCACAGACTGTAGCCGTGGACCTGAAGATGCAGTCGGTGGCCCAGACAGCACCGCAGTCA GCAGCGCAGGGGCCAAAGATGGATCACAAAGGGGCAGAAGCGGACAGAGATGAATCACCGTCAAGAACGCAGAGGAATCGGATGCTCACCGCACCCACCCAGGCCCCCCCAGCAGATGCGGAGAGAGGCTGTGAAGAGGATGCACCATCCCAGAGAGAAAACTACACAG CTGGGTTGGACTCTTCCTGTGCGCCATCGAGCCAATCTGTGATCCGGTCACCTGAGGAGCCTCCTCTCGTCACcagctccccccctcccctccaccctgcCGTGGTAAGAAGCACCAGCAAGCCCCCCGCTACCAGCCTGCCAGAGAGTCCTGAGGGCCAGGCCTCACAGGCGGTCGCTAAAcctcacatcctcacacacctcaTAGAGGGCTTCGTCATCCAGGAGGGGCTGGAACCGTTCCTG ATGAGCCGCTCCTCACTGGCAGACGAGCAGGCTGCGCTGCCGGAGAACCAGGAGGTGACCTCCAACGGCGATCCCGACCCCGACGATGACCTGATGGATGTGGACGACCCAGAGAACTCCTCCGACTCTGACATGGACGACCTCCCAGCTGATGACG AGCCCCTGGAGGACAGCCTGTCGGACGTGCTGCAATGCGAGTTCTGTGGGAAGAGGGGCTACACCCACAGCTTCCTCCGTTCCAAACGCTTCTGCTCCATGACCTGTGTCAGGAG GTTCAACGTGAGCAGCACGCGGCGCCTTGGCCTCCTGAGGCCCGACAGGGCCAGCCGCTGGCCCCACAGGCCCATGGGCAGGAGGGGGAGACCCCCCGGACGGGCCGACGGCATATCCAGAGAGCACTTCCTCAGACAG CTGCCAGCCAGGCTAGATGGGGAGGAGGATGACGAGGATGAGCCCCCGGGTCCCATGACAACCCGGCTGCGTCGTCAGGCAGAGCGTGAGAGGGAACAGGAGGAAGAGcgcaaggagaggaggaggagagaatcaATCGGTTCAGACGATCACCCCGTGGCCCTGCCCAACCCCTCTCAATGGAGCGTGGAGCAAGTGTGCTCCTACATCAACTCCATACCAG GATGTGCCGAGATGGCCGAGGAGTTCCGCTCGCAGGAGATTGACGGCCAGGCCCTGCTTCTGCTGACCGAGGACCACTTGGTGAGCGCCATGAACATCAAACTGGGGCCCGCACTCAAAATCTGTGCGCAAATCAACACGCTGAAGGGACCATAA